The region GATCATGCCAGGTTTGGAATGCATTAACATTCTGAAAAATTACTTTGTATGTAACATGTTCTACGGGTTTGATGTACGTATAGTCCAAACCAGACGATAGAGAAGGAATTTTTTCATGTACCTTTTTGCCATATTCATGATCTTTGGTAAAGTGTAAATACTCCTCTTTGTTGTCTTGATGTGTTTCAATGTGAAAATATTTTTACGGATATCTTGATAACTGATCAGGGTACATGAAGAATCGGGATACAATAAAGCATCCTCAATTGTCACTTATGTATCACTTGGGAGGGTGAATATGGCACGTTCAGTACCAATAATCACTGTATCGCGTCCAGCGATAGTTAGAATATCTCCATTCATCTTTTCAGAGTTTGGAAATATTTCATCTCCCTCAGTATGGAGTTTGTGATACCACTGTCCACAAGGCATAATTCCTCTTCCATCAGATTGTCCCTGTAGAAAATGGCAACGAGTGCTCTTTCCCTCCCTTTCTTTCTCTTTTGCTCTTCGCTGGTTGTTCTACGTGCGTGATAACATGTTTGAGATCGAAAATGAAATCTCTGTCTTCTGTCGATGGTTACAGGCCCCTCTTATATGTCTCAGAGAGACACGACGATCCATCGCGAGGGGACGTTGGTTCCAGGGAATCGAACGGAGGTGTCTGTTGTGGGAGCAACCGCACGATGGTTGGGCAAGGGGAGATTTCGCCCCTAATTACATAATTAGTTTTACACATTAGTCTATGCATGTAATGCTGCCACATCATACATGCATGTTAGCCATCCTTCATATTTTTGTTCGAAATGATATTTCTAGCAGTAATTCAAAAGCTTTTATTATATTTTTAGAGACTTTCTTTATTGATATTCAGGCTTATATTTTGTTTTCATTGGATTTAGTTATTATTTAGCAACTATTTACACATTTTTTAACAAAGCTATCGCAGCAACACGTAGAGTATCATCTATTGATATCCTTCATATTTTTGTTCGAAATGATATTTCTAACAGTAATTCAAAAGCTTTTATTATATTTTTAAAGACTTTCTTTATTGATATTCATGCTTATATTTTGTTTTCATTGGATTTAGTTATTTTTAGCAACTATTTACACATTTTTTAACAAAGCTATCGCGGCAACACACAGGGTATCATCTATTGATACAACGACTCTCAtgaactgagccggcatatcatcttgagatggcAGAACTTGAACCCTGGTGGACTGGAGATACCACTGTCAACCTAACCATCCCAACTAAAGGTTGGTtcgcgtatgtagtcacttgttaaaatctataaaaagacaaatatttagaaacaaagagagtacatacggatgtatatggacATATTTTAAAGTATTTAGGAACGTAGGAAGTATTCGTTTGGGAACGCGCTGTCAAACGTTCGTTCACACCTGTAACGCGACAGGCCGAAGCACCGACACAAAGCCATCACGGGCAAGGGAAATGAAAAATGCCCGTGAGGCACATGTCAGGTAGGTAGCACGGAGGCGCAAACGCCATGAGAACAGGCGCATACGTGCACGACGCCGCCACCCTCGCCGCGatcctacccccccccccaagctcgcTCGGTGGTTGGCCCTTGGTTAGCCGTGGCCTGGCTGCCACTGTCACACATGCTGCCTCGCCGGTCGCGAATCGAACGGCTGTGCATCTTGCCCCGCTTGCAGACTGCACGTTAGCCGGCACCGGATTCTGACAGCATCGGTCGTACTACCACATACTTAACGATCCGCAAATGATTGTTTGGATTTTTCTCCATGTGAGGGGGGCATCCACGGAGCGCCGGAAACTACACCCATTCCGGGCTGCGGCCGTCTCCGGTGGCATCTTGCTCCTAAAAGGAAGTGGCAATGACACAGGAAGGTTCCCATGGTTGTTTTCTGGCGACCTCACGATGAATGGCACATGAGTTGTGCAGCACTTTGGAGGAAAAGGCCATTTCGCCCGCTGAAGATCGCCGTGCGTATGATGAATCAAAAGGCACTACCAACGAACCAGTATACTAATTAAATCTCCTGGTTGGTGGCCTAATCCATCACGTTCGCCTCTATCTACTGCCCATTAGCTAGCAGTAAAATAATCACCAGAAACTTAACCCTACGCAGAGATTTCCCAGAGCCAATTGAGCAAGCCAAGAGGCGTGCTCCCTGCGCTGCAGCACCAGagcgcccaggcctctcgcgcaggcGGAGTCCGGTGAAATGTCGCGCACAAAATCTCCTCGTTTTCTTTGCTGCTGACATGGTGCTCCAGCCACCTCCATTTATCTATCGGCATTTTTCGCGCACTTGCACCCGCCGGATGCACGGGGGCGGCACTTGCCCCCGGTGCACAGTCGCCGTGGCAGCAGGAGCGTTATCGTGTCACGCGTGCCGGTGAGGTGTCGAAATCGGCGGCCGCCTGGCTTGGCTGTGGTGCTGACATGCCTGGCTGGCCGCATGGAGCAGACGGCCCCGCTCCCCAGGGCTGGCTAGACAACAAAACGCAGCCCACATCACTAGCAGCTCACTTGCCACCACTGAACGTCACTCACTCAACCTACTCTAGTGACACTAGCAAGTGGAGTGTAGTAGTCAGTATCAGTAGCACTATGAATGCCTTTGTGTTGTGTATTCGTGTAGAACGGTGCTCACCATTTCCCAATTCTTTTTCCTCAGAGACGGAGGTGCTCGCCATTTATCATTTCTCTGGTGCTAGAATTGGGCTGGGTGATTTGATTTGGCGCGGCAGGTGGTGCCGGTGCGTGCCCGACGCAGGCGGGAGAGCCACAGCCCACCGACTGGACTGACGAAATGTGCGTGTATGTACTCGCACATGCCGCACAGCTAATACGGGTCAGGTCAAAGAGGACCGGAGGGCCCGCCCGTCGGTGTGCCGCCAGGGTTGGTGCCCGCGCCTGCGCCTGTGCGTGCGCGTAGGACACCCGGCTTAAAACGCCGCACCCACCACCGGTCTTCTCATCCAtatttcttcttcttcgtcctccccctcccccctctctctctcctccacagaGAGCACACATCACACAGCACAGGCTCCTCTGAAGGTGACGACCACGCCTCAGGCGGCGCCATTGCCATGGCGGACAAGGTAACAACAACGCCTGGCCTGGCCTGCTTCTCCCCGGTCTCCTTCTCGATTTACCGCGTGGGTGGGGTGGGTGCGCGCGCGATCCGCGCTCTGAAGTTCTTCCAGCCCGAGCGTTCGTTTCTCTGAAGTTCTTAGGCCCTCTTCCCTAGTTCATGCCATTTGATCTGTGTTCCGCTTCTCCTTTAGCCACTCTTCACCAGTTCACTTGGCAACGAAGCTGATCTCGGCTCCTCTTGTCCAAACCAACTGTCATCTCTGTCAGAGATTGACAGCAGCTCCATGGACAACGCCACGTTTTCGTCTGAACCCCCACAAGTCGTTGGAGTGCCGAGTACTCAAACCAGAGACGCCATGAGAAATGAAGTGCGCAGCAAGCAAATATCTCTCGGGCTCTGACCTCAAACTCCAGTCCCTATTTCCTGTATCTGATGTCACCCCTTTCCTTTTCACCCACCGCTTTGCTGCCAGGATCAACGCGCGTTTCCCTTTTCGTTGCCAACTGATTTCAACATCATCCTTTGAGCCAAACTGGAAAACGAGCACAAAAGCCCGTCGTTTTCTCATAATAGATGTGTTTGTTTCACATTTCAGTGTCACAAGTTTTCCCACTGAATTTGTTGTGATGAAACGATTTGCTCCAATATTCAGTGTTAGGACAGTTCATGGATTAATAGTACTACCGGTAAACTGTAACAAGCATTGAGTCGAATATTTAAGAGGGTCATTTGTAAACGCCATGGCTGAAGAATTGGCGACAGTTGCTTCCTTTCTCATAACAAAATTAAGAATTTTCCGACTGTAATCTGAGCATGTGAGTGACAGAGCGAGTCCTTCCTTCTGGAAGCTATAGCTCATCCTGGTACTTCTATTAGGTACTCCCtttgtctaggtgtgtaagtcatcttatgaaaactaaataattccaaaacacttaggcgtggtgcattaaagtctatctcgtttcttgtttcttgacatatcaaccaataaaagatgtggagtgtgcatgtttttaatgacttgagactaccaaacacgacatgcagtggttagttcattgcatgcaatgctattaattagcaaatgaacattaatttctctcgttttctcctccttcttcgtcacggtgcacaacctaagatgacttacttatctagacggagggagtagtacagttAAACTCTGCATTAACAATTGTCAAGTGTGAGTGTGAGACTCACACCTGGATCTACTTTTAATACTCAGCTGCATTCTCCTTCATTTAACCCCCCTCGATCTCGTCGCAGATCTCCACGGTTGTCCTCAAAGTTGACCTTGAATGCGCGCGATGCTACAGGAAGATGAGGAAGGTCCTCTGCAAGATCCAAGGTAACTTAACTCCCGTCCGTCACAGATCAGTCAATCACCCATGCAGAGAAGCCGCTATGGCCTCGTGGCCGCCGCTGACACGTGGGCCCACGTGCCTGCGAAGGTACGGTGGGTGGGCCAGCGTCGTCAACCCCGTAGGCTGACCGTGCATGCAATGGATTGTGTTGTGCAGACAAGATGAACATCAAGACCATCTCCTTCGACGAGAAGAACAACGCCGTGACGGTGTCCGGGCCGTTCGACCCCGACAAGCTGTGCAGGAAGCTCTGCTGCGAGGCCGGCCGGGTGATCAAGGAGATGCATGTCAATGGCAAGGAACAGAAGGCGGACAaggacggcggcggtggcgagaAGCAGAAGGCACCCAAGGACGGCGGCAAGGCCGAGAAGGACGGCGGGAAGGCGGAGAAGCCCAAGGACGGCGGCGGGAAGGCGGAGAAGCCCAAGGATGGCGGCGGGAAGGCGGACAAGGAGAAGCCCAAGGACGCCGCGGCCGCcaagccggagaagaaggtcaagttcGACGACGCGCCGCCGGCCACGGACGCCAAGCCCGGCAAGGccatgccgccgctgccgcccggcaTGAGCATGGCCGACCTCGGCCCGCTCCTGGAGAAGATGAAGCAGGCCAAGCAGCAGGGCGGAGGCGGGCCCCAGCCGCCGCGCGGCGAGCCGCTGGGCCCGCCGATGATGGCGCCGCCCGTGGCCGCGCAGGGGGTGGCCGTGCCGTCCATCTGGCCGGCGCCGGCCGGGCCCATGTCCTACAGCTACGACCCGACGCCGTACGGCCAGCCGGCCCAGCCGTCGTACTACGGTGGAGGCTGCGGCGGCGGGTGCGGCGGGGGTTGCCAGTGCTGCAGGCCGCCCGTGCCGGCCGGCGGGTACTACGGCGTGCCGGTGCACGACCACCAGGGGTGGTACCACGGCAACCGGCAGCCGTactaccagcagcagcagcagccgtacTGCGGCGAGGACCCCAACGCCGGGTGCAGCGTCATGTGATCGGCAGGCGACGCGCCATGGGCAGAGACAGAGCAATCAGGCATCAGGCATCAGTCATCAGTGCGTGTGTGGTCACTCTCACGCACTCACTCATGGCCTGTGATTAaaattttccttttctttcttctcTCCGTGTCGTGGCCTTCTTGTTTGTTTATGTCTAATTAGGCGTTGAGTTGTGCATGTGAACAGAGGAGTTGAGCTGTTATGTACTTGGTGCCTAGCTTGTTTATTTAGTTGGTTATTGTCATGAATGAATATATTATACCAGTAATTAAGTACTCCATACAAAATTTGTAGTGGTGGTGGTATCATATTTGGATGGAACGAGTTGACTACTCTTAATTCTGATCTCGAACATGCGATGATCATTTGTACACTTGATGAAATCCATGTGATGCTATGAACAATCGCACACAAAAACACAGCGGGGCTCTGTTCTCACTCGTCAGCTAAGAGCATCTAAGGCCGGACTGGGCAAAGCCGGCCACTCAAAACGGCCCCGGATGCGCCCGCGCAAATAAGGCCCCTCAACCGGCCGCGGACCCGTCCCGGCAATCTCGCGGGCACATCCGGACGGGCCATCATATTTCCCTCCATGCATTTACGTATTTCAAATCCGGACTACGTATTTTAAATTCGGACTTTCAAATCGACGCACATACATGCAATTCGATCATGCAACACAATATCACATGTAAATAGCAATTGTTGGTATCAATCATACATAGCATTTACATAAAATTTATTTGAAGTGTCAAACTCAAGCATTGCCTCCTTGGCTGCTATTGTGGACCCACATGTGCTCCACAAGATTATTGAGTAGATGCGTGTGCACCCATTGATTTCGAAGATTCTGATGCATCTGCAGAAAGTTCATAAGCTGAGCCGCATCTTGATCTTTCAGGATTTCAACTTGTGCTCCGAGTGCTTCGAAATCATGAGTTTGGgctacatcatcaccatcatcctcGACAATCATATTGTGCAGAATAACATAACATATCATCAGCTGCCACAAAGTTTCCGATTTTCACATCATTGCAGTGCTTCGCACAATTCCCCAACGAGCttgaagcacaccaaatgcccttCCGCGTCCTTCCTAGCCGCTTCctgcattgttgcaaagtggctCTGTTTATTGCCACGCGGCTCGGCTATGATCTTCACAAATGTCgcgcactgaggatagataccatcggCAAGATAGTATCCCATGTTGTAGTCTCGGCCGTTAACGGTGTAGTTGCACGGCGGTGATTCCCCCATTGCAAAGCCTCCTGAACACCAGAGAtcgttgaagcacgttgatgtcTTTGTGAGAACCGGCattccaaagaaagcatgccaaatccataagTCATGTGATACCACCGCTTCTAGTATGATGGTGGCCTCTCTGTTGTGACCTTGATACATTCCCGCAGACCTTTGGGGCAGTTTTTCCATTGTCAATGCATACAATCAGTTGATCTGATCATCCTTGGAAACCCCCTTGCCTCTCTAATAACCAACAACTTCTTCGTGTCCTGCGCATTTGGTTCTCTGAAATACTCCGGTCCAAACACCTCAACCACGGCGTGAGCAAATTTGGCAGTAGTCTTGAGGCAAATTTGGGAGCGCTCTTCCGAAGCTGCGGCGAAGAGCATGAGAACGGCTGTGGAGCGGGCGCGCGCGGCGGAGCTGTGAGCCGGACGAtgcgggggaggaagaagaggagggagcAAATGGATCCGNNNNNNNNNNNNNNNNNNNNNNNNNNNNNNNNNNNNNNNNNNNNNNNNNNNNNNNNNNNNNNNNNNNNNNNNNNNNNNNNNNNNNNNNNNNNNNNNNNNNNNNNNNNNNNNNNNNNNNNNNNNNNNNNNNNNNNNNNNNNNNNNNNNNNNNNNNNNNNNNNNNNNNNNNNNNNNNNNNNNNNNNNNNNNNNNNNNNNNNNNNNNNNNNNNNNNNNNNNNNNNNNNNNNNNNNNNNNNNNNNNNNNNNNNNNNNNNNNNNNtaaacccgggcatgggcagcccggcccgaaaaacccgggccgggccgggccgggcttgacgTTCGGGCCGGGCTCAGGCCTTATTTTGCAGCCCGGAagatagttcgggccgggctcgggcttcattTTTTCTgtatttcgggccgggctttcgggcttcgggccgggcttgcacgtgcgTACACTAAAAAACAACGTTCggcccgggctttcgggcttcgggcttgattCCGGGCCGAGCTCGGGCTTGAAAAcagggagtatttcgggcttcgggccgggctcgggcttgggaaATGAAGGTCAGGCTTTTACAAGCCCGGTCCGAAACCCGGCCCGACGCGACGTTTGCCCGGGTTTAGTGGGCGTGCCCGGACGCCCCATATCCACCccatatttgggttggatatgaggTGCCGGTCAGCCCAGCCGTTTGAGGGCCGTTTGAGGGGGCCGCCTGGGTCAAAAAATCGTGACCGGGCAGCCCGCCCAGACGCATGGGGCGGGCTTGAGAGatacggttgtagatgctctaaagcTGTGAAGAAATTGTGTGAAATGTCGTGATCAATGCGTGATGTTCTGGTATGTGTTTGGGTACGCCCGTACGGCTATGCGTGTGTTGGTTGGTCAGATTTGTTTGTCTGGTGGATCAGCTAAGTCTGATCAAATCAAATAACCAATCAATCATGCAGTCAGGCTGGTCACACACAAAAGGCTCGTGCATTATCATGCTGCCTCCGGGAACAAGAACTCGTGGATCAGCTTAATCAGCTCACAGCCTGATACAGGCGAAAAGCGGAACGAAATCATATGAATGTTCGGGGGAAAACGCGGCGAGCTTTTCATCAGAGAAAGGGGTCATCATGGAAGGAGGCCGGTGGCGTCTCCCTCTTTTGGAGGCGTAAAGCTGGTCTGGACCCTCGTATCGTTGGAAAGGCAGAAATGTCTTCGGCCGGAAGCCCCGGCTACCTTCAGTTCAGTCGGCAGCTAAACAGGCTTCTGTTCGAATAAATGTCGGCCTCCTTTTCCGGTGCTTGATGCTGCAAGCTGCTACCGCCGGCCAGGAACTGATGACAGCCACTTAGCAGAGATTTTTCTATATATCCTATGTTGAATTCTTGATGCATCTGAAGTTGATTCAAATCCTGAATGCCTGACAATGAAAAACAGCTCATCGCACAGCCACGGACGGACACAGCATCGTGCCGGTGCAGCCGCTGCGCACACGCGTGCTCTGTGCCGGCCTGTCGGGACACGGGCGCGCGCTCTGGCACTGGGGCGGTGCACTGGCGCATGGCCACGACAAGGCGTGGGGCCAGCACGCGGCGGCCAGAAGCGCGGGCGTCGAGAATGCTCCGGCTGGATATGGATGTGGCGGGCGGTGTGTCATGCTCTTCAGATATTCCAGCAGAGACTGGTAGCTCAACTGCTCAAGATGCTCGGCCCATGCTGGCACTCGCCAAATCGGGGGCCAACGTACAGTGGATCTGTCCGCGTCGTCGCACCATTACTGTCTGGTTCGCATGGGCGATAACCTCTCCGTGAC is a window of Triticum dicoccoides isolate Atlit2015 ecotype Zavitan chromosome 2B, WEW_v2.0, whole genome shotgun sequence DNA encoding:
- the LOC119363025 gene encoding protein PYRICULARIA ORYZAE RESISTANCE 21-like; the encoded protein is MADKISTVVLKVDLECARCYRKMRKVLCKIQDKMNIKTISFDEKNNAVTVSGPFDPDKLCRKLCCEAGRVIKEMHVNGKEQKADKDGGGGEKQKAPKDGGKAEKDGGKAEKPKDGGGKAEKPKDGGGKADKEKPKDAAAAKPEKKVKFDDAPPATDAKPGKAMPPLPPGMSMADLGPLLEKMKQAKQQGGGGPQPPRGEPLGPPMMAPPVAAQGVAVPSIWPAPAGPMSYSYDPTPYGQPAQPSYYGGGCGGGCGGGCQCCRPPVPAGGYYGVPVHDHQGWYHGNRQPYYQQQQQPYCGEDPNAGCSVM